A window of the Streptomyces formicae genome harbors these coding sequences:
- a CDS encoding aldo/keto reductase: MTSLRPLGSSDLSVFPLALGGNVFGWTADEAASFVVLDAYAAAGGNFVDTADVYSAWVPGNEGGESETVIGNWMALRGNRADVVVATKVGSHPQHKGLSAATIKAAAEDSLRRLRTDYIDLYYTHFDDVSVPVEEIITALDQLVKDGKVRAIAASNLSAERLQASLDFSEREGLARYVALQPPYNLVARDTYEGELQDTAARAGLAAVPYSALASGFLTGKYRQGRTVDSARAQRAGQHLETERGRRVLAALDDIAAARGAEVATVALAWLASRPTVVAPIASARTVEQLPALVAVAELELAEDEVARLTAASA; this comes from the coding sequence ATGACGTCACTGCGCCCACTGGGCTCGTCCGATCTGTCTGTCTTCCCCCTCGCCCTCGGTGGCAATGTCTTCGGCTGGACCGCCGACGAGGCGGCGTCCTTCGTCGTGCTCGACGCCTACGCGGCGGCCGGAGGCAACTTCGTGGACACCGCCGACGTGTACTCGGCGTGGGTCCCGGGCAACGAGGGCGGCGAATCCGAGACGGTCATCGGCAACTGGATGGCCCTGCGCGGCAATCGCGCCGACGTCGTCGTCGCCACGAAGGTCGGGTCGCACCCGCAGCACAAGGGACTCTCCGCCGCCACGATCAAGGCGGCGGCCGAGGACTCGCTGCGCCGTCTGCGTACCGACTACATCGACCTGTACTACACACACTTTGACGACGTCTCGGTGCCGGTCGAGGAGATCATCACCGCGCTCGACCAGCTGGTGAAGGACGGCAAGGTCCGCGCCATCGCCGCGTCCAACCTCTCCGCCGAGCGGCTCCAGGCGTCGCTGGACTTCTCGGAGCGCGAGGGCCTGGCCCGCTACGTGGCCCTCCAGCCGCCCTACAACCTGGTCGCGCGCGACACCTACGAGGGCGAACTCCAGGACACGGCCGCCCGGGCCGGCCTCGCCGCCGTCCCCTATTCCGCGCTGGCCTCCGGCTTCCTCACCGGCAAGTACCGGCAGGGGAGGACGGTCGACAGCGCACGGGCGCAGCGCGCCGGCCAGCACCTGGAGACCGAGCGCGGCCGGCGGGTCCTGGCAGCGCTCGACGACATCGCCGCGGCCCGGGGCGCCGAGGTCGCGACGGTCGCCCTCGCCTGGCTCGCGTCCCGGCCGACCGTCGTCGCGCCCATCGCTTCCGCGCGGACGGTGGAGCAGCTGCCGGCGCTGGTCGCGGTCGCGGAGCTGGAGCTCGCCGAGGACGAGGTGGCGCGGCTGACGGCGGCGTCGGCGTAA
- a CDS encoding M23 family metallopeptidase: protein MASNEPALQEPPVTEWMPTDAWAPAAGAEEWNPTEETVRPVRGRHRVVKQRNGLARSSTVLGVGVIAAVGAGGMATAQDKPAVSISLPDTITDKLPDAKSLPGVGSLMADESDDQDGNRNDAPLTALSVADTASASTSEQGAAGAGEALRARILQQAEQQQAEAEAEAKAAAEKEAAEKAAAEARAQQTAAEKAAAEAKRKAEEEAARKAEAERLAKLAASYTLPTSSYTITSTFGQAGSMWSSGYHTGLDFAAPTGTPAKAVHGGTVKSAGWSGSYGYRVVLELEDGTEIWYAHLSSMTVSAGQSVTTGDTIGRVGATGNVTGPHLHLEVHTAGGDGIDPAAWLRGKGISI from the coding sequence GTGGCGTCCAACGAGCCTGCCCTCCAAGAACCCCCTGTCACCGAGTGGATGCCCACCGATGCGTGGGCCCCGGCCGCCGGGGCGGAGGAATGGAACCCGACCGAGGAAACCGTTCGCCCGGTCCGCGGCAGGCACCGCGTCGTCAAGCAGCGCAACGGACTTGCCAGGAGCTCCACCGTCCTCGGAGTCGGCGTCATCGCCGCGGTCGGCGCCGGCGGCATGGCCACCGCGCAGGACAAGCCCGCGGTCTCCATCTCCTTGCCCGACACCATCACGGACAAACTCCCCGACGCCAAGTCCCTGCCCGGCGTGGGCTCCCTGATGGCGGACGAGTCCGACGACCAGGACGGCAACCGCAACGACGCGCCGCTCACCGCGCTCTCCGTCGCCGACACGGCGTCCGCGAGCACCAGCGAGCAGGGCGCGGCGGGCGCCGGCGAGGCCCTGCGTGCCCGGATCCTCCAGCAGGCCGAGCAGCAGCAGGCCGAAGCCGAGGCCGAGGCCAAGGCCGCCGCGGAGAAGGAGGCCGCCGAGAAGGCCGCGGCGGAGGCGAGGGCCCAGCAGACCGCTGCGGAGAAGGCCGCCGCCGAGGCGAAGCGGAAGGCCGAGGAGGAGGCCGCGCGCAAGGCCGAGGCCGAGCGGCTGGCCAAGCTCGCCGCGAGCTACACCCTGCCGACGTCCTCGTATACGATCACTTCCACGTTCGGCCAGGCCGGGTCCATGTGGTCCTCCGGCTACCACACCGGCCTCGACTTCGCGGCCCCCACCGGCACTCCGGCGAAGGCCGTCCACGGCGGCACCGTCAAGTCCGCGGGCTGGTCCGGGTCGTACGGCTACCGCGTGGTGCTGGAGCTCGAGGACGGCACCGAGATCTGGTACGCCCACCTGTCGTCGATGACCGTGTCCGCCGGGCAGTCGGTCACCACCGGCGACACGATCGGCCGCGTCGGTGCCACCGGCAATGTCACCGGGCCGCACCTGCACCTGGAGGTGCACACGGCGGGCGGCGACGGGATCGACCCGGCGGCGTGGCTGCGGGGCAAGGGCATCAGCATCTGA
- a CDS encoding PP2C family protein-serine/threonine phosphatase, translated as MGQRAGDDERGPRRDGGRRVVLALPALIIVAGVFFDLGTPASFTASPLFAAAPLVAAPFFSPLYTLMTGVAAVGTVAALHAYNERTSEIPAVTELLTVFTVSVLALFINQVVRRSGEQLASARVIAEAAQRAVLPSPAERIGGLHIAARYEAAQADAFIGGDLFAVQDTPFGVRLVVGDVRGKGLDAVEAVAVVLGAFREAAEQESSLEGVAQRLDRALAREGTRRSGLDAFEGFTTAVLAEIPRGDGHVRVVNRGHPPPYVLYGDGALETLEPGERALPLGMGDLGSWPDRADEAAFPAGATLLLYTDGLTEARDAQGAFYDPGGRLGGRIFPGPDELLDALVVDVRRHTGGRSTDDMALLAVSRPGDRQPERRRTMPVVP; from the coding sequence GTGGGGCAGCGAGCAGGCGACGACGAGCGAGGGCCGCGGCGTGACGGCGGCCGCCGGGTCGTCCTGGCGCTGCCCGCGCTGATCATCGTCGCCGGGGTCTTCTTCGACCTGGGCACCCCCGCCTCGTTCACCGCCTCCCCCCTCTTCGCCGCCGCGCCCCTGGTCGCTGCCCCCTTCTTCTCCCCGCTGTACACGCTGATGACGGGCGTCGCCGCCGTCGGGACGGTGGCCGCGCTGCACGCGTACAACGAGAGGACCAGCGAGATCCCGGCGGTGACGGAGCTGCTGACCGTGTTCACGGTCTCCGTGCTGGCTCTCTTCATCAATCAGGTCGTGCGGCGCAGCGGCGAGCAGCTCGCCTCCGCGCGTGTCATCGCGGAGGCCGCCCAGCGGGCGGTGCTGCCCTCGCCGGCCGAGCGGATCGGCGGGCTGCACATCGCGGCGCGGTACGAGGCGGCGCAGGCGGACGCGTTCATCGGCGGTGACCTCTTCGCCGTGCAGGACACCCCGTTCGGGGTGCGGCTGGTGGTCGGGGACGTACGGGGCAAGGGGCTGGACGCGGTCGAGGCGGTGGCCGTCGTGCTGGGGGCGTTCCGGGAGGCGGCGGAGCAGGAGTCCTCGCTGGAGGGGGTCGCGCAGCGGCTGGACCGGGCGCTCGCGCGGGAGGGCACGAGGCGCTCCGGGCTGGACGCGTTCGAGGGCTTCACGACCGCCGTGCTCGCCGAGATCCCGCGCGGGGACGGGCACGTCCGGGTGGTCAACCGGGGCCATCCGCCGCCGTACGTGCTGTACGGGGACGGAGCGCTGGAGACGCTGGAGCCGGGCGAACGGGCGCTGCCGCTCGGCATGGGCGACCTGGGCTCGTGGCCGGACCGCGCGGACGAGGCCGCGTTCCCGGCGGGGGCCACCCTGCTGCTCTACACGGACGGGCTGACCGAGGCCCGAGACGCGCAGGGCGCCTTCTACGATCCGGGCGGCCGGCTGGGCGGGCGGATCTTTCCCGGCCCCGACGAGCTCCTGGACGCGCTGGTGGTCGACGTACGCCGCCATACGGGCGGCAGGTCGACGGACGACATGGCGCTGCTGGCGGTCAGCCGGCCCGGGGACCGGCAGCCGGAGCGGCGCCGGACGATGCCCGTGGTGCCGTGA
- a CDS encoding MerR family transcriptional regulator translates to MEWSIQEIAKKAGTTSRTLRHYGELGLLTPSRIGSNGYRYYDQDALVRLQRILLLRELGLGLPAIAQVLEGQRDTAAALRTHLRLLEQERERIGRQIASVRTTLDRTERGEELMAEEVFDGFDHTRYEEEVTERWGREAYEKGDRWWRSLSATEKQEFQHRQTGIARDFAQALKDGLAPDSEEAQAIARRHVEWLSVTVTPTKPYVIGLGEMYVADARFTANYDRHGEGTAVFVRDAMKVYAERNLGDAAGGGACSGIGDD, encoded by the coding sequence ATGGAGTGGTCGATCCAGGAAATCGCCAAGAAGGCCGGTACGACGAGCCGCACGCTCAGGCACTACGGAGAGCTCGGGCTCCTCACGCCGAGCCGGATCGGCAGCAACGGCTACCGCTACTACGACCAGGACGCCCTCGTCCGGCTGCAGCGCATTCTGCTGCTGCGCGAGCTGGGCCTCGGCCTGCCGGCGATCGCGCAGGTCCTGGAAGGACAGCGGGACACGGCCGCCGCCCTGCGCACCCATCTGAGGCTGCTGGAGCAGGAGCGGGAGCGCATCGGGCGGCAGATCGCCTCGGTGCGGACCACTCTCGACCGCACGGAGAGAGGAGAGGAACTGATGGCGGAGGAAGTCTTCGACGGCTTCGACCACACCCGGTACGAGGAGGAAGTCACCGAGCGCTGGGGCCGCGAGGCGTACGAGAAGGGCGACCGCTGGTGGCGCTCGCTCAGCGCGACGGAGAAGCAGGAGTTCCAGCACCGGCAGACCGGGATCGCCCGCGACTTCGCCCAGGCCCTGAAGGACGGCCTCGCGCCGGACAGCGAGGAGGCGCAGGCGATCGCGCGGCGGCACGTCGAGTGGCTGTCGGTGACGGTCACGCCGACGAAGCCGTACGTCATCGGGCTCGGGGAGATGTACGTCGCCGACGCGCGCTTCACGGCGAACTACGACCGGCACGGCGAGGGGACAGCGGTCTTCGTCCGTGATGCCATGAAGGTGTACGCGGAACGCAACCTCGGCGACGCCGCCGGCGGCGGTGCCTGCAGCGGCATCGGCGACGACTAG
- a CDS encoding ATP-binding cassette domain-containing protein yields the protein MALIEARGLTKRFGEKTVVENLSFRVEPGKVTGFLGPNGAGKSTTMRLMLGLDAGEGETLFDGVPYRELAQPARRVGAMLDARSFHPARTAVNHLRMLAKGAGLPVSRADEVLERVGLTSVAAARPRGFSLGMGQRLGLAAALLGEPDTLILDEPANGLDPQGIHWLREFLTRYAAAGNSVLISSHLLAEVEAVADHLVVIGRGRLLAALPLAEFIRAFELDAVFVRTSDAEGLARAVAQEGGTVLEREAELVVVRGLPQRRIAEIAAALGILVYELVARTSTLETAYLRASAEQTDYDALRADQEEVTA from the coding sequence ATGGCACTGATCGAGGCCCGCGGCCTCACGAAACGATTCGGCGAGAAGACGGTCGTGGAGAACCTGTCCTTCCGTGTGGAACCTGGGAAGGTCACCGGCTTCCTCGGCCCCAACGGCGCCGGGAAGTCGACCACCATGCGGCTCATGCTGGGACTCGACGCGGGTGAGGGCGAAACCCTCTTCGACGGGGTTCCGTACCGGGAACTGGCCCAGCCCGCACGCCGGGTCGGAGCGATGCTCGACGCACGCTCCTTCCACCCGGCCCGGACGGCGGTCAACCACCTGCGGATGCTGGCGAAGGGGGCCGGGCTGCCGGTCTCCCGCGCCGACGAGGTGCTGGAGCGGGTTGGTCTCACCTCGGTCGCCGCCGCCCGGCCCAGGGGCTTCTCACTGGGCATGGGCCAGCGGCTGGGCCTCGCCGCGGCGCTGCTGGGCGAGCCGGACACGCTGATTCTGGACGAGCCCGCGAACGGGCTCGACCCGCAGGGCATCCACTGGCTCCGGGAGTTCCTGACCCGGTACGCGGCCGCCGGCAACTCCGTACTGATCTCCTCGCACCTGCTCGCCGAGGTGGAGGCGGTCGCCGACCATCTGGTGGTCATCGGTCGCGGACGGCTCCTCGCCGCCCTGCCGTTGGCCGAGTTCATCCGCGCTTTCGAGTTGGATGCCGTGTTCGTGCGCACCTCGGACGCGGAAGGGCTGGCACGGGCCGTGGCGCAGGAGGGCGGCACGGTGCTGGAGCGGGAGGCCGAGCTCGTCGTCGTACGCGGACTGCCCCAGCGGCGCATCGCCGAGATCGCCGCGGCTCTCGGGATCCTCGTCTACGAACTGGTTGCCCGTACTTCCACGCTGGAGACCGCGTACCTCCGTGCCTCGGCGGAGCAGACCGACTACGACGCCCTGCGGGCCGACCAGGAGGAGGTGACGGCGTGA